The Changchengzhania lutea genomic sequence GCTATGGTATTTCGGCTATTACCATACATGGATGTTGCTCCATCGGTGTGGAGACAGAGCCTAACCCATCTTGTTATTTGAGCGGAACGTGGTAAGCCTGTATATCTCCCAATCATTGATTGGGAAAGCAAACCGTAAGATTAGCCTATGGATATGCAGGTATGGGATGATGGAAAAAGCAAATGCCAGTTTGTAATGAGTTGGATAGAGGTATATACCTTATTGTGCAAACAAGCTGACTTCCATCGGGTTCTCTTTTACGAGAAAATTGTAATAAAATTTTTAACAAAGGAAAGCAAATGAATCGAACAATTGTAAGATGTGCACCTGAGACACTTTGTGTAGCTTGGCAGTTTATTGACTGGAATAAGGTATATCACAGTGTTAAATTATTACAACAACGTATCGTAAAGGCTATAAAGGAAGGTAGATACAACAAAGCTAAGTCTTTGCAGTGGATGCTAACCCACTCTTTTCATGCTAAATTACTAGCAGTAAAAAGAGTAACCGAAAATAAAGGTAAAAATACCACAGGTATTGATGGTGTGTTATGGAACACTCCATTACGGAAGCTAAAAGCTGCCAAATCATTAGTAAGAAAAGGGTACAAATCTATGCCATTAAAAAGGGTGCTTATACCCAAGAAAAATGGAAAGAAACGCGCTCTTGGTATTCCTACTATGTATGATAGAGCTATGCAGGCACTGTACCTAATGGCTCTTAATCCTGTTTCCGAGACTAAAGCGGATGCCTGTTCATATGGTTTTCGTCCTAAAAGAGGTTGTGCTGATGCCATTGCAAGATGTTTTATTCATCTATCAAAAAGTAACAGTGCAACATGGATATTGGAAGCAGACATTAAAGGATGCTTTGACCATATTAGTCACAGTTGGATGTTAGGTAACATTCTTATAGACAAAATGGTACTTAAACAATGGCTTAAGGCTGGCTTTATTGACAACAAACGTTTATTTCCTACCAAAGAAGGAACTCCACAAGGTGGTATTATTTCTCCTGCCCTTGCAAATATGACGCTTGACGGACTTCAAGTTGCAATTAACGAAGCTTTAAATATTAGGCTGGATAAAAATGGTAACAAAAGGAACAACAAGCACAAGGTTCATTTAGTGAGGTATGCAGATGATTTTATTGTCACTGGGGATAGTGAAGAGATACTCACAAATACAGTTCTGCCAGTTATTGAAAAATTCCTGACAAACAGAGGACTCCGACTATCTGAAGAGAAAACAGATATCATCCATATTAACAAAGGGTTTAACTTCTTAGGACAACATATTAGGAAATATACTAATGGCACTTTACTAATAAAGCCTTCAAAAGATAGCTGTAGATCAGTAAAAGCTAAAATCAAGTTAGTTGTCAATAAAAACAAGGCTTCTCACCCTGTAGAACTTATCCAACAACTCAACCCTATTATTAGAGGATGGTGTAACTATCATAGACATATCTCGGCCAATAAACAGTTCAACAGCCTTGATTGTTATGTTTGGAATACTATTTGGAAATGGGCCAAGAGGAGACATCCAAACAAAGGAGGGATATGGATTAAAGGCAAGTACTTTAAATCTAACTCTACCAGTAACTGGGTCTTTTCGGGGAAGGATAAGAAAGGTAATGAGTTTCAACTAATTAAAGCTAATCGGACTAAAGTTGTCCGACATAGGTTGATTAGAGGTAATGCCAACCCGTTCGATCCTCAATGGGATAAATACTTTCATTGCAGAAGAGTAATTTGGTCGGCAAGAAAACCTAGAAAAAACAGCCATATCAGGATTTATCGGTAAGATTTGCTGGGTGATCAATAGTCGCCTTTAGAGAGCTTGAGCCGTATGCGGTGAAAGTCGCAAGTACGGTTCTTAGAGGACTTGGGCGGAGTAATCCGCCCCGGTTACTCGACCTACCAAGCGCTCGATTGTTTTATAAAATCAAATTGCTCAGGCAATTTATTTTACACACAATTATCCATCGCTTGCCAACGCCAAAATAAAAGCTAACCTTTTTGCTCTTATTAAAAATCGCGTATTCGATAAAATGTACGTAATAAAAAATTTTACGAGATTCTCGTGGATTGCCACAAGAGTATAAAATTTTCCCTCGCCTAAATCCCTAGCTTAAAAATTTCTATACACTTGTTAACTGTAGAATTTCAATTTATCTTTTTTTTATATTTCATTATCTTTTGTCTTGAAACAAAAGAAACAAAAATTCAAGGCTGCATAAACTTTTGGAAACAATTTACGGCTCGTTCGCTATATTTTAGGAAACATTGTAACTCATTAACATTGCTTCGAAATCCCTTTGTATAACTGAAACTCTTAAGAAACTGTATTACTAAACCCCTAAAATATGGACGCTCACTTCACCTTATTGTTTTACCAAAATTTTATGAGGCCAAGTTTAAATCGAGATTCTATTTTACATAATATTAAACGTCAACTTGAATTTCAATTGCATTCTCAATTCTTATCTCATTATACAATTCGATATCTTTATTAATTGCTTCAAAACTAACAGCTATTGAATATGGCATTTCACTTTTTAAATCCTTATCCCAACCAGTATGACCAACTATTCCGATACAGAAGTTCTCTGTTAACTTGTTAGATTTTAAGATAGCCCAATCTTTTTGAACAGTATTACTATTTAGCTTAACGTTATTCACTCCTCCATTTGAACGTGATTGGATAGTCCAAGGTATGTTTTCTTGATTAATATCATCTTCTTCATCTTCTAAATTATAATCTCCTGCAATTAACCTTTTTTCAAATGCATCTGTACTTTCCCCTAATTTAGAAGAATGCCAATCTACCCAACCAGAAAGGTACGATCTAAATCCTACCCGAGTTCTTCTTGGTATTGCTTTAAATGTTAATGTTACCTCTACTAAAATATCAAAAGAGTCTCCTACTCTTCTCATACTTTCAGGTAATTTCACTTCGTAAATATCAGCTTCCTTTGGAGAGATATTCAGTGAATTAACAAGAGTAACCCTATAATCCGTATTTGTAGTAGCTCGTTCAAGGTTAGGTAAGCCATATCCATAAAGTCTTAAGAAACTTAACCTTGCTACTCCATTAAAAATTCTACTTGGCCATCTTGCAGATTGAATAATTAAGGCTTTATAAAGTAATGTTGACTCTTCTGGAAACAATCTTTGCAATTCAGCTAAAATTCCAGATACTTTAGGAGCGGAAAAAGATGTTCCAATACCATCAATACTTGTCGCTGGTCCGCCGTTTAATGTGCTTCTCACAAGATGAATTGAAGATTCTTGTTTTTGAGAAGCTATTCTATTTGCTCCAATTTTTTCTATGACATAATCTCCTCCATATTCAACTAATTCAGGCTTAATAGAATCCCAAATACCTAAACCAGTTCTAGTGAATGCAGACGGAAATTCAATTTCACCAAAAGATTTAAGGTCATCATCTTCATATTCTCCATTACATATTGAACCAACGGTTAAGGAGAATAAACTTTGTGATGGATTTGATATTCTAGATTTGCGAAGTAATAAATAATCTGCATAGTCGGTTCCGTTATTAACGTAATTCTCTATCTGCTTTTTTTTGAGATTTCCAGTCGGTATTACAAATACAATATCCCTTTCCCAACTCTGTCTATCTATAGATTCAGCCCATTTAGACATTCTTGTTGTAATATGTCCTTTTCTTGATGTAATTGACATATTAAAAATTCGAGTACCATAACTTTCATTATAATGCTCAATAATATCTTTCATCAAATCTGGAGGATAAAGATTCGGTTGCATAATATTGTTAGCGTCTAATACTCTTGCGTTTTGAATCCAACTATTTAATTTAATCTCTCTAGCTGTAGGAAGTTTAGGATATAATACAGCTCCAGCAACTCTTGTACCGTGACCTCCACCAACTACTAAATCACTAACTATGTTTTCTTTGTTTTTTACGTATGAAATAGAATGATCATTATCTATTGCCTTTTCTAGTAAGACATGGTTTTCTTGAATTCCACTGTCAATCACACATACATTTGGATCATCATATTCTGGACCATTAATTTCTAACTTACCGAGTTCTTTTAATTCATCATCAATACTTATGCTTTGCTTTAAATTATCATATTCTTCAACTTCAAATAAATATGGGTAATTTAACACTAGATCTTTAAGTCCTAACCCTGAAATCTCTATTCTACAAGAAAAACTATCTGCAGAATCAACATAGCTACTTATTAGTTCTCCTTTATGTTCATTAATAAATTTTTCTAACTCGTCTTGTCTTTTTAAAGCAACATCATCCCAATCAATTTGAGCCTTTTGCTTTTTTTCTTCCCAGCGTGAAACTTTTTCTTCAAATTGTTCTTCTGATATTTCTTCCTCATTACCTCTATTTGGATAAGCTGGAACATGTATAAAACAAGCAATAGCAATGTCTAAAACAAAAATTTCTGAATCATCTATTTCATCCCATTTTTTCAATAATGATTTAGACAAAATGTGATCTAACCTCCATTGTTTGCCAGTAACTATATCCCACAATTGAGAAGCAGTATTCCTAAATTTCCCTTCTTCTTTTAAAAATTTATCTATTTTATCTTTTAACGTACTTAAATTTAAATCAGCAGAAGCACCTATTAAAAACCCATCATCCTCTTCAGATATTATTTCAATACCAAAAGATTTTAAACTATCTGGATTAAATATTTTTGGATCAACTTGCAAAAACAATGGAATAGATTCTGGAATATTTGGTAGACCTAGTTCTTTTCTTTCTTCAAAAGCATTTGTCCATTCTCCTGTAATTACAGATGTTTTCTCTTCTAGAGAATTACCATGAACTTCTCTGTTTTCAATGTTAGTTAGAGTTTCAGGACTAGGAGGTACTACAACAGCCCTTTTACCAGGCCCATAAGGGGAATTGTATAATCCAGTTATTCTGTGTGGAAGAGAAAGATGATCTAATGCCATAAATAGTTATTACTTATTTTCATTAAATCTTATAGTTTCATTGATAATCTTGTCAAAGCTTTTTTTATCAATTTTATCTATATTATTTATGACAGATAGTTTCTTTACATTTTGGGCTATTTTAACTATTTCAGCCGAAGAAAACCCTAAAAGTTGATTAACGTAATCTACTAAATTAACTTGATTAGAAATTTTAGTTGATGATAATGTCATTTGAAGCAACTTTAAAATTTCCTCTTCTTTAGGTTTTTTAATTTCTACAACTTCATCAAAACGTCTGAAAACAGCTTTATCTAATGATGTTTCTAAATTTGTTGTAGCAATAAGTAAACCAGGAGCATTATATTCTTCTAATAAAAATAACACCATATTTACTAATCTATGCATTTCCCCAACATCATGCCCATAATTTCTAGACTTTGCTATAATGTCAAATTCGTCTAATAGTAAAACACAAGGAAAGGAGTTTACACCATCAAAAAGTTTTTTTAAATTTATTAGAGACTCTCCTAAATAAGAAGAAATTACAGCCTCAAATCTGACTTTATAAAAAGGTAAACCAATATTCCAAGCTAATCTCTCTGCTCCCATACTTTTACCACAACCAGGAGGTCCAAAAAAAAGAATTTTTTGTTTAGGTTTTAATCCATGATTAGCAAGTCTTTCTCTTGCTACAAACTCCTTTTCAATTCTAGAAAATTTACTTTCAATTTCTTCCGATAAAACCATGTGATGTCGCAATTCATCTCTCGGAATTTGAACAGCTAAAGGGAAATCTTTGTTATTATGTTTTCTACTAGTATTAGAAAAAATATCCTTTAATTGATTATCAAGTTTCTTGGAAGTAGTAACATTTTGATCTAAAATAGCTTTTAGTTGTTTTGATAATAGATGATGACCTTTGTTTTCTTCATCTTTAACAATATCATATGCAACCTTGACAATATCATCGTCAGGTTTTCCATCAATACTTCTAAATAATCTTTTTAAAATATCCTTATTCACTTCTAAATTATCTATATCTACAAATCTACAAAATAATACTTTCAAAACTTGTATTAATTTCCCATTCCACACATATTATGCTTCCCTCCTACGTCATACCATAAATAAAATTCTATCAGGTTAATACTAATTTTCAATTGCTTTTTTTATACTAGAAATAAAAGTAGGATCTTCAGCTAATTCATTAATTATTTGGCTCTTTATAACTTCCGATTTTATAATAATTGCACGATCAACTTTTCTAGTAACTAAATCATTTAAAGAGCTGTCTAATGCTTTTATCATTTCAGATTTAATAGATTCGCTCAAATCAAAGGATTGTAGAGATTTTGATATTAATTGTTTTATTTCAGTTTCTGTTTTTGAAAATCTTGACGTTAGTGAATCTATTTTAGTATTTTGGTTTTTAAATTCATCATTAATCTCTTCTTTGGAATAAGTTTTACTCGTCTGATAAACAAATATACTCCCTTCATTTATTATATCGAGTTTGCTTTTATTTATTCTCCATGTACCTCCTGCTCTTACAATACCGAAA encodes the following:
- the ltrA gene encoding group II intron reverse transcriptase/maturase, coding for MNRTIVRCAPETLCVAWQFIDWNKVYHSVKLLQQRIVKAIKEGRYNKAKSLQWMLTHSFHAKLLAVKRVTENKGKNTTGIDGVLWNTPLRKLKAAKSLVRKGYKSMPLKRVLIPKKNGKKRALGIPTMYDRAMQALYLMALNPVSETKADACSYGFRPKRGCADAIARCFIHLSKSNSATWILEADIKGCFDHISHSWMLGNILIDKMVLKQWLKAGFIDNKRLFPTKEGTPQGGIISPALANMTLDGLQVAINEALNIRLDKNGNKRNNKHKVHLVRYADDFIVTGDSEEILTNTVLPVIEKFLTNRGLRLSEEKTDIIHINKGFNFLGQHIRKYTNGTLLIKPSKDSCRSVKAKIKLVVNKNKASHPVELIQQLNPIIRGWCNYHRHISANKQFNSLDCYVWNTIWKWAKRRHPNKGGIWIKGKYFKSNSTSNWVFSGKDKKGNEFQLIKANRTKVVRHRLIRGNANPFDPQWDKYFHCRRVIWSARKPRKNSHIRIYR
- a CDS encoding S8 family peptidase — translated: MALDHLSLPHRITGLYNSPYGPGKRAVVVPPSPETLTNIENREVHGNSLEEKTSVITGEWTNAFEERKELGLPNIPESIPLFLQVDPKIFNPDSLKSFGIEIISEEDDGFLIGASADLNLSTLKDKIDKFLKEEGKFRNTASQLWDIVTGKQWRLDHILSKSLLKKWDEIDDSEIFVLDIAIACFIHVPAYPNRGNEEEISEEQFEEKVSRWEEKKQKAQIDWDDVALKRQDELEKFINEHKGELISSYVDSADSFSCRIEISGLGLKDLVLNYPYLFEVEEYDNLKQSISIDDELKELGKLEINGPEYDDPNVCVIDSGIQENHVLLEKAIDNDHSISYVKNKENIVSDLVVGGGHGTRVAGAVLYPKLPTAREIKLNSWIQNARVLDANNIMQPNLYPPDLMKDIIEHYNESYGTRIFNMSITSRKGHITTRMSKWAESIDRQSWERDIVFVIPTGNLKKKQIENYVNNGTDYADYLLLRKSRISNPSQSLFSLTVGSICNGEYEDDDLKSFGEIEFPSAFTRTGLGIWDSIKPELVEYGGDYVIEKIGANRIASQKQESSIHLVRSTLNGGPATSIDGIGTSFSAPKVSGILAELQRLFPEESTLLYKALIIQSARWPSRIFNGVARLSFLRLYGYGLPNLERATTNTDYRVTLVNSLNISPKEADIYEVKLPESMRRVGDSFDILVEVTLTFKAIPRRTRVGFRSYLSGWVDWHSSKLGESTDAFEKRLIAGDYNLEDEEDDINQENIPWTIQSRSNGGVNNVKLNSNTVQKDWAILKSNKLTENFCIGIVGHTGWDKDLKSEMPYSIAVSFEAINKDIELYNEIRIENAIEIQVDV
- a CDS encoding AAA family ATPase; translated protein: MKVLFCRFVDIDNLEVNKDILKRLFRSIDGKPDDDIVKVAYDIVKDEENKGHHLLSKQLKAILDQNVTTSKKLDNQLKDIFSNTSRKHNNKDFPLAVQIPRDELRHHMVLSEEIESKFSRIEKEFVARERLANHGLKPKQKILFFGPPGCGKSMGAERLAWNIGLPFYKVRFEAVISSYLGESLINLKKLFDGVNSFPCVLLLDEFDIIAKSRNYGHDVGEMHRLVNMVLFLLEEYNAPGLLIATTNLETSLDKAVFRRFDEVVEIKKPKEEEILKLLQMTLSSTKISNQVNLVDYVNQLLGFSSAEIVKIAQNVKKLSVINNIDKIDKKSFDKIINETIRFNENK